The Aythya fuligula isolate bAytFul2 chromosome 5, bAytFul2.pri, whole genome shotgun sequence sequence AGCACTTTGCTTtcagaaggagggggaaataaagacaaaaggTAATGATAATACTATTCCTTAACTAAAGTGcctctatttatattttttatttatggctGAAAAAAAACGGGGCTGATACAATTGAGGGAATGGacttgggggggagggggatttaaaaacaaaacaaagcaaaaagatgaaaaaggttaaaaaaaaaaaaaaaaaaagtctggccTCTGATGGTTTAAGGAATGGTTTCTCACGTCGAACTCGCAAGGCGGTCAGATGGGGAAGGGCGATCGCCTGCTGGGGTCCcggcccctgctcctgcctcgcGGCCCCACCGGGGCCTTTCTGACAAATTTCCTCTTGCCCTCCCAGAcctggtttttgttgttgttttgttttacagcagcCTCGTTGTTGGGCTGAGTTTgccatttctttgttttcttcaaaaaaaaaaagaaaaaaaaaaaaaaaagagaagaaaaagatgatatatatataaatacaaaggCTGTGTGCAGGTAATTCCATGTGCCATTGTCAAAAACTACTTTTAGATTGGTGCTGGTGTAAGTAGCCACTCTTTTCTCTTGGGtgtgtattttaaagatgatttttttttttttaataatgccaaaaatgaaaaaaaaaatccataataaTTTGTAAACTGAAATATATGTCTTGGAGCTTAGTAGCTTCGTAGTGACCAAGGTAGTCTGTTAGGTGCAAGAATGTTATTAGTGCTAGCTAGCGGGAAATGCTGTGTAATGTCATGAGACTGTACATTTTCTAAGATGGCAATATGCAATAAAGAAAAGCGATTCCGGTGAGTGTTCAGCACGGAGCCACGAGTTAttgtgcagagcagcacagcagcctctcCTCAGTGTCGCTGGGGATGGGAGAAAAACGgaatatttgggggaaaaaaggggctATTTGAGGTTTGGGACAGGTGTTGGAGGAAAGGTGTGAGTaggctggtgcttggggttgcAAAAACCTGTGAGAAGGAGATGGCCCCATTTCAACCAGAAGTGCTCTGGCCCCAAAcctctgagttttttttttatatttttagccTTGAATAAGTCTGGTGCAGGTGAGCAGGGaagcccagcagagcctggggacCAGCAGCTTCTGGCACTTGCCACGCCACGTGGTTTTACAGCCAGCCCAAGCTGTCTCTGGTACCTTTCTGCCATGCAACAGTCAAAAATGCTACACCTTAATACCCCCCAACACAGCTGAGGAGGGATAATTTTAATTCTACCCCTCATCACTCACTGAGTCAAACAGGCACAGGTCACAACGTGGGGCTTTGCTGCCGCTTTGTCCTCCACCTGAGCACTGGTTTGTGCAGTGTGTGCAGTGAAAGTGCTTGCATGTGCAAGATTAGCCAGTTCAAAACGCCTTTGTTGGTGATCTGGATGGCACTGGTAAGCAATGCCATGGTAAGTGGTGAGAGTAACTCCACCATGGTTACCTCCAGGACTTGTCCCAGTACAGACCCAGCACTGGGAGCCAGTTTTGAGCAGCCTCCCCTTGCTAAAACCCAGCTCTCCTTGCATTTTGTTGTCAGGTACCATGAGCTCGGCATTAAAGCTCATTTTCCTGGTTCTGGGGGAGCTCTGTGATGATCAGTCACTAAATTACCTTTTTCTCCAACTTCATTTACTGACCCACGGCCCAATATTCTCATTGCTGCCTGTACACCACAGCACGGGGCCGTgggacagcagggctggagggctcGGAGCGAAGCAATCAGCTGAGATGGGCCTTCTATGGCAAATCTTCCCCGTTTAATAGCAGGGGAGATGAATGCTGTTTGAGTTACATTTTCTGGAAAGCGTTCACAATTCAGATGGGCGATTTGAGAGCACGACGTGACCTCTGGGCAGCGAATTGCCCAATGTTGTGTGAAATGCACCAGGCTGAGCCCGGCAGCGGGTCAGGGAAGCACAAACCAGCACAGCCCATCAGACTGCGCTGGAGAAATTAGTGACCTGGTTACTCGGGCATTTTTCCCCTGACGCTGAGAGCAGTTGCCAGATCGAGTAAGCAAATTACACTTACGAGGTTGTGAGGGAACGGCTGGGTGAGGGTGTTTGGAAGAAGCCACCTACTGCTTTTGTGCACATCCGTGACCCTGAGGGTTTTTAATCTGCAGGATTCCTCCGAGGGTTTTGTTCTGCATAGCACAGGCAGCTCCCCAGCTTGCAGGGGTGTTGCTGAAATTCTCACCCTGCTGCCTTAAGCAAGATGTGCTGTGGCCCCTGCGAGAAGCAGGAATGTTCCTCGAAATGCTGAACGCTTCCCCTCCCAGACTCCCCCAGAGGAGCATCATGTCCCAAAATGTCATCCCCAAAATCACGCCGTGCTATAGCGCTGTCTGTGCGCTCCCTGACTGCAGCTCTTTGCTTTCACTCTGTTTTGGGGGCTTCTGCCAACGCCTGTCATTTCAAAAGCAGCCGAGCCTGGAGGAGCTCCACGCtagcaaggaaagaaacagcagaaaacaaatggctCCTCTCAGAGCACATTTCCTTCCCGTGCCGAGCTGTAGCTGCTTCCAGCTCATCTTTCACAACCACCCCACAAGCCTGCGGGCGTGTTTTTGTGCTGCTTCACCCAGCCCAAACATCCCGAAGAAGGCCCCGGGGCTTGGTGTCTGCCTGCGCAGcgagcaccagcacagcccctgcaggcagGGTGGCAGGATGGGCGCCAGGATCcgtgcagaaaaagaaaaaaaaaacacagactggTCTTCAGTTGTCGATATTATAGATCACATGGGAAGAGCCTGGGGCTAGGGCTTAGCCAAAAACCCATCCCTGAGCGAGAACTGGAGCGTGGAGCCGAGCACAGGGCCATGATGCCCACACCAGTGTGGCACAGGGCAAGGAAGGGACTGCAGGAGTACAGGCAGTGTAGGGTCATACACAGCTCCCCAGAACACATCATGCAGGTGTTCCCTTCCCCTTTGAGCCCCCCCTTCCTAAATCTCCAGCTTCAGCCAACCCCTCCTGGGGTCTTtctggctgagcagagcagagcatccCTCACTCCCCATCCAGACCAATGCAGGCCCTGGGTGTCGTGCCCTGGGTCTTGTGCTATTTtcgctttattttttttttaaactcatccATTTTGTGCCACAGGGAGGGATTTACAGCTCATTTCTCCATGTTGCTTCTCCTGCTTGCCATAGTGGTGCTTGCCTGGTTACCCAAGCCTGTCCCATTGCCTGTGATTCCTCCTGCGGGATTTGGGACCATTTTATTCCACCATGTGCCTGTGTATTGCTCTGCAAGCAGCCCTAGAGGAGCAGCCATTTATTAATAATCAGCCACCAACTAAAAACACCAAGATGAGAGGGAAGAGGCAGCGCTGATCAACCAGGCACTGCCAGCATCAGGGCTGCAGCGTGTGCAGCTCCACAGGCtgttaaaaatgctgcttttctggtGTGCTTTCTGAATTATTCATTTCAGCCTCCGTGACAAACCTTCTAAAGCTCCAGAGGGGTAAACGTAGACTTTTCCATGCATTTGCTGCAGCCCTCGTTCTTAATTCGGGCACAGCAGTCCTGAAGGCAGAGCGATCGATCTCATTAGCAGGTTTTTCTTATTAGCAGAAAGGCTGCGCTGGCtgctcagagctctgctggcatCTGCTGGCTACACAACCCAACGCCAGTGCTgaaaggagcagggctgctggatCTCATCCCCGTTCTGCTGATCGCTATCAGTTATTAGAGCCCATCAGGCTGTCACTGCCAAGCTAATTGCTTGCAGCTCGTCAGCTGTACACGGAGCGTTCCCTCTGAATGCAGCCTCCATCCAGGGCTCAGGGAGGGAGTGGGAAGTAATGACATGAATGAATCCGATGACTGCATCAATGGCAAAACTTCCAGACTCCAGTTGGAACGGTACCCTGTAAATGCTTCCCATTCCTAAAGACTTAACGTTTCCCTTCTTAGAAGTAATGCATAGGCCAGATCAGTGGCATGCACAAATAATATGGCACTCTTAAAAAGGGTGAGGGTGCTGGGAAGTGCTGGCTGAGTGACAAAGGAGCCTAAGGACGCATTTTTAGATTTGACTTAGATGAATGTTGTCACTGGTATCCAGGGCTGAGCTGCTCTTCAAGCCATGCGAATTGCTCTCTCTTTAATGCTGGCTGTACTGCACCGAATCGCCCACACGATTTTTGAGCTGGAGTGCTAAAAGGTGTCCCAACTCCCTTCAGAGCCCTTGTACAAACAAAATTATGGCTTGCCTTGCACCCAGCCTCACCTCAACGGAggaggaaggacagaaggaCTGCTGAGCCATGGCTGGAGGGTTGGCCCCTCAAAGCTGCTTTTGCATTGTCCAAACCCCCAGCGTCTCGCTGCCAACTGCGTGCCCCTCCAGCCCAAAGAAGGGGGAGCTGTAAGTGGGGTCACACCAGCACGGGCATGTAAGAGGTGTGGAGCTGATGTCCCcatagtggcttggccaggaGCCACCTCCTGCAACATTTTCTTCCCTGGGAACGAGCTGTGACGATGGGCTGAGTTAGCCCATGGGCTGGGTTAGCATGGCTGAGATCTCCTGTCATCGTGCCGTtggagagaggcagcagcacaagtGCCCTTCTGGCAGGCAACCTGCAACCTCTGGCATGTGCTCTCTGTGTGTTGGTGTTTTTCTCAGTTGTGGCTTAAGATGCTTCACCCCTTGGTTATGTTTCTTAAATCACACTTTGAAAAATGTGGCTGTAGAGACTCATGTACCCAAATTACCCAACTGTGCTGTGATTACCAGCTCTGTATCAGCCCCTGCAAATGGATCTGGTCAATAATCTTCCTTTGCTATGCCCCAGTGTTTAAGTTACTGTTAGTGTTTAACAGAAAAGGGCCATTTGGGACAGCTCAAAGGCCAGCTGCCCTCATTGAGCTCTGCACATGCAAGACTAATGTACAGGCACTGGCCGGAgcttgttaaaaataagtagaaatCCGTGCTGTTCCAGCAGCACTTCCACCTTCCTAGAAAGCCCTGATAattccctcctgctgcagctcccgcgATGCCTCATGGCCGACCTCAGTCCTGGCTGTCCCAGTCTTGTCCCTTGCCAGAAGCAACTGCCACAGGGCTGCTTCTCCGACCTGTGGTAAGCCAGTCAGGGCATGAAATCAGCAGAAACCTCGGCCAGCATGCAAAAAAGGGAATCGATGGCTTTCTGTCGTTCAGTGCCTGAGCTGGCCAGCAAGGGatggctgggctgggagagtGGCTGGGGGAGGACCACCCTTTTCAGGGCCACTGAGCAGCAAGATCAATGCAGCCTAACGTTGGACGGCACACCAACAGTCAAGAACAGCAGTGCTGGACCTTCACCTTCCTTGTTTTCTTAAGCCAAGAACTATCCCTTAATTTGTCTGTTCTTATCGTGTCAGTCACTAGCGGGACTCAGGCAAAAGCTCTTGGAGCTGTTGAGCCATACCTGGCTGCAGACGGGCGGgccagagaaacaaaaatgtaagcAGTTCCTGTGCTGCCCTTCTAACAAGTCACCAGTGTTCGCTCGCTGTCAAACAGCTTCCATGGAAAGCAGTCCGGCTTCTCTCTGAAACCGTACAAAAGCACTGCTCAACTTGCAAAATCCAAGATCTACAGGGCAAAATGTGAGTACTGAGAGGTATCCAAGGGTCGTATCTTTTCCTTGTGGACTTCAGGAGCATCACAGAAAGAGGTTTAGAATAATGCTTACAGCATAAAAAATGGCTGCATTAAAAGTTCACAAACAATCAGGTCACATTTCACAATTAGGTTTCTGTCTACTCTCATTCATCTAACAATTTTTTAAGAGAAGTTCCCTTTTCAAGGCTGGGTTGAGAATGATGCCAGGCTGAGACACTTTAATGTCCTGCataaaagacaatttatttcttGTCTCAGTTGCAAAATACGGGTTGTATGTTAACTTGAGTCACAAACAGttgaaaaagctgttaaaacagtaacatatttttaaagacagtacAAGAAAAACACTGCCCGTCTTTCACATTTAACTCCAGCAAAGATAAAGAAGGACAATCTTAGGTTCTGATTCAAAATACTAATTTAAGGCTTTAGGCCTCTGAGCCTGTGGGCAAAAATAAACGATACAGATAAATTCATACGAATTTATGCTGTGCAATTGCACTTCCTTTCTGgtgtaattttcattttgtttcagtgtcaGAGCtggtttttaaatattacattcCAGTATCAGGTTGCTGCCATTGGTGCAATGATATCTGTTCTCTGCATATACACATTTTCACATGCTTAAGCAGACAAAGAACACGTGGCATTGCTTTACCTCTCCTTTGGATACTCACCTCTCTTGCATGGCTCCTCTAAACACGGTTAAATTGTTAGAGATGTGAGACACTTCTGATGAGCTCAAAAAGAAAGCGTACACCTTGTGCACAAGCTCAGTGATACCAAAGTCTACACCCACACCCTTTTCCTCAGTTCTGAAGAGCTCTCATTTCTCACATTCATAGTATTTTAAGCTGACTGTacctgtaaagaaaaagaaaaggctgctgAAATGCTGACAAGTTTaatcttcctttccctccctcccagtaTCACACATCTTCCCTCTCCGTAGACGTCTGTCACAACAATTACTGTTTTGTTATGCATGGGAGTTTAAGAAAATATCATCATCACAGATCACTTTTTAGCCTGTCCAACATTTTGTGACTTTCGGCACTTCCACGTATAATGGGttaaagcaacattttcctGCCATGATGCGGTTTTCACAGTGTGGTGTTTTCAGAGTGTCTTCCAGCTGCCAGTGTGCAGCTTTCAATTGCTCTTTTGGCACTTAACAAACAGCTCACACAGTCGGTCGTCGGTTTgggctgtgtttgtgtgtctgcTCCCCAGCTTCAGCTTGGCGCTTGCTGCAGGACTGGAGCAACAGCTGCTTTGTTCTTGCAGCCAAACTCCTGGGCTGGCTGGGCCCAGCAGCTATCACCAGTGCATCAGGCCTGCTGAAATGGAAGGGGCACACCCTTTCCCTGGGATCTCTCGCTGCTTGGAGGCTCGGTCGCCAAACCAGAGCTCGCAAGATGGAGAAGAAATCCCACTATGGCTCCTGCAGTCCCATCTCTCCGCTTTCCCGGCAGCCTGGCTGCAAAGTGCTGCAAGAGCTGGGGCTCCCGCTGCGTCCTCAGGGAGACGGCCACAGCGCCCAATGCCTCCATCCCGGACCCCAACCCTGTCAGAGGCTGGTGTCCACAGTGTCCGCTTTGGCCTGCATGGCGGCCTCGGAGACGGTGTCCGGCTGCCCATCCCGACAGAAGAGGACGGCTGGGTTCTTGCAGGCCCACATGGCCACCTCTCCCCCGCTCGCCGGGCTGGAGGAGGACGGGGCGCTGCCCGGGGGCGCGCTGTGCCGGTTGACGTAGCGCTCCCGCACGCGTTCAGCCCGGCTGCGAGGCTCCGGCCGGCGTCCCGGGGCCGAGAGGTAGGCGGCCACGTTGTTCCTAGTCCTGTAGCCGCCCTCACGGCTACGCCGCAGCAGCACGGAGATGTTGGGGTTGCGGGCGGCGTAGATGAGGGGGTTGATGGCCCCGTTGGCCCAAGCCATCCCGCTGGCCACGGCGTCCATGGTGGGCGAGAAGGGcaggcggccggcggcggcggccagcCCCAGGATGCAGTAGGGCCCCCAGCAGCAGATGATGGAGACGATCATGATGAGGACGGTGGTGGCCGTGCGCATCTCCCCGTAGGCGCGCAGCAGGTGCCCGTAGGTGGTGAGGGGCCGCACGCGGCTCTCGGCCAGCCGCACGGCCCGGCAGATGTTGTAGTGGCAGAAGCACATGAGGGCGAAGGGCAGCAGGTAGCACAGCACGATGAGGGCTGCTCCGTAGGGCGGCCCCAGCCGCGAGGAGCCCCAGGGCAGCACGTAGACGCAGCGGTACGCCCCGGGACGTGCCTCCCGACGCCCCTCGCCCGCCAGCCCGTACCAAGGGCCGGCAAGGGCTAGGGCTGCCAGCCAGACGGCGGCCAGGAGCTGGGCGGCACGGCGGCGCCCCATCTTGTGCCGGGGCTGGCGGACGATGGCGCAGTAGCGGTCGAAGGAGAGCAGCGCCATGGTGAGCGTGGCGGCGATGCCCAACCCGGCGTGCAAGGCGGCGGAGGCCAAGCAGAGGCGCTGCCCGAAGAGCCAAGCGCCGGGCGGGCGGCTGAGCAAGCTGAGAAAAGCCaaaggcaggcagaggagggctcccagcagctcGGACAGCGACAAGGACAGCACGAAGGCGTTGGTCACCGTGCGGAGCTGCCGGTGCCGGGCGATCACCAGCACCACCGCCCCGTTGCCCAGCGCCGACAGGGCGAAGatgagcagcagagccagcgcCTGCGAGGCCAGCGCCGCCGCCGACCACCCCGCCCCGGAGGCGGCCGCAGCCTCCCCGCTCTCGTTGCCGCCGCCCCGGGAGAGGTTGCCCGGCTCGGCCACCGCCGCCAGCGGCTCCatgcccgcccgcccgccgccgccagccGCTGACGTCCTCCCGGCCGCCCATGGTTGCCCGGGGAacccgcccggcccggcccgccccgcaGCACCGGGGGCGGGGGCAGCGGCGGCCCCATGGCCGCGGAGCCCCCTCACGGACCCGGTCCCCCTcacggccccgctccccgtCACGGTTACAGGGTCCCAGCCTGATGCCCTTCATGGGCATCTCGACCCCGTCCCCGCTCCGGGGAAGGGTTTTTGGAGGCTGCAGGTTAATGGCTGAAGGGCTGGGCTGCGAGAGCCAGCTGGAGTATTTGTATGGGGAGAGATCCCAAAGGAGGTTTGCACAAGCTATAAGCACACTAGTGTCTTTTACAATCATTAgtttggaaaagccctccaggatcatctggtccatccccctaccaccagtgtcaccacCAAACCgcgtccccaagcaccagggGACATGGCAACCTTcccttgagcacccccagggatggggactcccccacctccctgggcaacccgtcccaacgcctgcctgctctctgagcagaaatgtctcctcatttcccacctcaacctcccctggcacaactcgaggccatTCCCTGGTCCCATCACCGgttacctgtgagcagaggccgacccccagctccccaccccttccagGTACCTGCAGAGAGCACCGagctctgccctgagccccctcttccccagcccaaacCCCTGAGTTATTCCTGCAAGCACAGATGATGTGCTCATCTCTGCTGCCCACCCGCaccccaggctgcaggggatTCATCAGGGCAGGAGAACTTCTGCAGGAAATCAGAGGCAAAGCTGGGAGCAAAAGTCCCAAATGCCAGCCTTGAAAAAGCCCGCTGGCAGCGCAGCTGCTCTCCAAACTTGCGGatttctgctccttccctttccaaagTTGTAATTTTCAATTTGACAGAAGAAATTCCTCTCAGTCCTCCCCATGCTACCCTTTCCCAAGCTCTCCAGCCTGACTTGCTGCATGGAGCCACCTGGAGATACTCATTCtccttttcagaagaatttaatGAGGCAAATTCCCATGAGCGTCTCCAATAAACCAACACCGTTTTGTCCAGAGACACAAAGGAAATTACAGGCCCCGAGTGGCCTGAAGCTCTGTTTCTGCCACCGTGACAGCCTGCCCGGTCTCTGCCTGGTTTATCCCCAGCGGCCGTCCCTCGCGGGGCTCGGCGCCAGCCCTGGCCACGCTCCGCTGGGCAAGCTGCTCCTGGGCTCAGACAGAATCACAACTAAATAAGTTTGCAATCAAAGGTCAAAATGGCTCCAACCTTTGAAGCCAGCTACTCCCGTTGAAAGTTAACCACATGGTGTTTGCAGACTGTGGTCCAAAACGAGCAAGAGGGCAGGGGTTAGGAAGCAATGTGAGGAGGACACAGCACGCAGCAGGCTGGGAATCCTCTGCACATGTTTGTGCCCAGACCTGGGACACAGGAGGGCTCTGGCAGGGATGAAACCAGGGCAGTGATAAGGGGATCCAGGACTGGGGACACAGGGGCATGAGGCAGAGCAGCGCTGCTGCCTGAACAAGAGGCATCAGGGAGGGATAGGCAGTCCTACCAGCAGTGACACGCTTGGCAGAGCCCTGGAAATGAGCTCCAGGAGCAAGAACAAGAGGGGAAGGCAGTGTTTCCAGCTGGCATTTAATAGGAATCTGGCTTAGAAATTAGTAAtttacagaagcagagaaggCACGTAAATTCGAAGACAGCTCTCCAAAGATCAGctccattttctgtgaaaaattatttaaaaaaaaaaagattgtggcTTCCCAGAGCAGCCCTGGACCTCCATCAATAGCCAGAGCAGAGAAGCACGACCTGTTATCTCAGAACACAGCAGGCACCGTCGTGCCACTGAAGGCTGGTCGGGTTGCTCTGGGACATTGCAGCGAGCCGTgggcagaagcagagcagaaatgtgcaggcagaagcacagcactgtCACCGAGAGGCTCCGGTCACTTGAAGAAGAAGCCGTATTTCAGCGGGTCCTCCTCTTCCATTGTGAAGGTGGCCGTACCGGTGTAAAAGGCTTCTCCTGAGACTTCCACTACAACAGCATTGTAGTCCCCAAACTTGGCTTCCTGCGGAGGGGTTAGGGTCAGGGTGTCCCAGAGCAACACGCTCACTTGGGGAAGTGGGGATGGGAAGAGGAACCCACCCCCCGCTGACACAGAGGATAAACCACGTGGATTTATCTACATCAGCATCAGAAATGCATCTCACCCGGGCCTTTTCTGATGGCTGAGGGTTTGCAGTGAAGCCATGTAACACAACTAAGTCTTACCATTACATCCTTCCCTAATAAAAAATCCTTGCTTGTGTGAAAGCAAGACCCCCAGgcacctccctcctccccacccaggCACAGAAAGGCTTTTCTGCCCCTCCACGAACCCACAGCAACAGCACCTTCCCCGCAGTCCTCAAGCCAGGGGGAAGCTCCAGCACCAAGCACTTGCCTTCACTGCCTTCCCCGTGAACAGGGACCCCGTGGTACTGCTCCGAAAGGTTCTGCTCTGGTTCAGCTGGATGAGCCCCTTGTGGTACTGCAGGGCGATGCGAGCTGTCACCCCTGAACCGGTCGGACATCGGTCAACCTACAAGAGGAGAtgaagcagctctgcttctctcaCCTTTATACTGTGCTTAGGGAGAAGTCCTCCTAGCCCAGGGGGGGTTAAAAATCAGGATATATCACAAAGGGAAAGACAAAATATGCAGGTTTGGGGTACGAAGGGGAAAAAggcagtgcctggagcacccgAGAACAGCCTGTTCCTGTACCTGTTCATCTGCAAACACGCAGATATTGGTGGTGGGCTCCTCGCTGAAGGCGTCCTTCCCGTCTGTCAGTATGGTGCCGTAGAGGAAGGCCAGGTCTTCGCTCTCAGGGTGATGGAGCGGGAACTGGGAACGGCACAGGGAGGTTTGTGAACACAGGCAGCACTTCATaatcagcagcagccagagcagcgCGGTGCCCTACCTGCTTCTTCACCGCTTCTGTCACCGCACTCGCAGCGCTGACCAGGTCTCTGGTCTTCGAGGAGCAGACGTCGAGGCCCAGCTGCTCGGCACTGAGGAAGGCGTAGAAAGTGCCACCATAGCCGATGTCGACCACCACCTTCCCGTGTCCGGGGACATCGATGGGCACATCTGCACAGGGAAAGGGAGAGCAATGAGAAGGGGGCACGGTGCTGAGCAGTCTGAGGCCACCCAGCCGTGCTCTGCGAGCTTGCCCTGGTGGCCTCATCCCACCTCTGGAGGACATCAGAACCGGGGAAGGATTCACCCAGCACCCCAGCCCCAAAAACACCGATACCaccatccccagccccaccgGTGGCAGCAGCGAAGGCGGGCACGCTGTGGAAGCGGACGGGGTTGCCGCTGCGCCGCCCATCCCATGGCACGAAGGCGGTGACGACCCCGCAGGGGCAGCGCAGGCGCACGGCGGTCtcggggcggcgcggggcggccaCCAGCCCGTAGTCGAGGGCGAAGCGCCCTAGGGCCAGCACGGCGTGGCCGCACATGGCGCTGTACCCGGCACCGTGCAGGAACAGCGCCGCCAGGTCGGCGTCGCTCACGGCCGCCGCGCCGCGCACCACCAGCGCCCCGTACATGCCGCGGTGGCCGCGGGGCTCGTGCACCAGCGCCCGCCGCACGTGGTCCTGGGTGGCCGCCACGTGCCGCCGCAGCGCCAGCAGCGACAGCCCGGACGACGCCACCGCCGCCTCGGCCGCCTCCAGGCGGGGGATGACGCG is a genomic window containing:
- the GPR135 gene encoding G-protein coupled receptor 135, which produces MEPLAAVAEPGNLSRGGGNESGEAAAASGAGWSAAALASQALALLLIFALSALGNGAVVLVIARHRQLRTVTNAFVLSLSLSELLGALLCLPLAFLSLLSRPPGAWLFGQRLCLASAALHAGLGIAATLTMALLSFDRYCAIVRQPRHKMGRRRAAQLLAAVWLAALALAGPWYGLAGEGRREARPGAYRCVYVLPWGSSRLGPPYGAALIVLCYLLPFALMCFCHYNICRAVRLAESRVRPLTTYGHLLRAYGEMRTATTVLIMIVSIICCWGPYCILGLAAAAGRLPFSPTMDAVASGMAWANGAINPLIYAARNPNISVLLRRSREGGYRTRNNVAAYLSAPGRRPEPRSRAERVRERYVNRHSAPPGSAPSSSSPASGGEVAMWACKNPAVLFCRDGQPDTVSEAAMQAKADTVDTSL
- the L3HYPDH gene encoding trans-3-hydroxy-L-proline dehydratase: MAAEAAGAADAGRAPRLPPCWLQAPPLLTVEMQTGGEPLRVIPRLEAAEAAVASSGLSLLALRRHVAATQDHVRRALVHEPRGHRGMYGALVVRGAAAVSDADLAALFLHGAGYSAMCGHAVLALGRFALDYGLVAAPRRPETAVRLRCPCGVVTAFVPWDGRRSGNPVRFHSVPAFAAATDVPIDVPGHGKVVVDIGYGGTFYAFLSAEQLGLDVCSSKTRDLVSAASAVTEAVKKQFPLHHPESEDLAFLYGTILTDGKDAFSEEPTTNICVFADEQVDRCPTGSGVTARIALQYHKGLIQLNQSRTFRSSTTGSLFTGKAVKEAKFGDYNAVVVEVSGEAFYTGTATFTMEEEDPLKYGFFFK